Genomic window (Marinobacter fonticola):
TATCATTGCGATCCAAAGAGCCGCCCCGACCGCCGCACAATAAAACCGGCGCCGCCTGAACCCTTGCGGCCCAAGAGGAGACATTCATGCGCAATGCTGACCTGGTCAAACGCGACCTTAAATCTGTCTGGCACCCTTGCACCCAGATGAAAGATCACGAATCCCTGCCGCTGATTCCTATCAAGCGTGGCGAAGGGGTGTGGCTGGAAGATTTCGAACAAAATCGCTATATCGACGCGGTCAGTTCCTGGTGGGTGAACCTGTTCGGCCACGCCAATCCGCGCATCAATGCCGCGATCCGCGAGCAGACCGAGCAGCTTGAGCACGTCATCCTCGCCGGCTTCAGCCACGAGCCGGTGGTCAACTTGTCCGAGCGGCTGATCGACGTCACCCCGGACGGCCTCAACAAGTGCTTCTATGCGGACAACGGGTCGTCGGCCATCGAAGCCGCCCTCAAGATGAGCTATCACTACTGGCGCAACCAGGGCCAACCGGCCAAGAAGAACTTCGTCAACCTGGGCAACAGCTATCACGGTGAAACCCTCGGCGCCCTCGCGCTGGGCGACGTCTCCCTCTATAAGGACACCTACGAGCCGCTGCTGATGCAGGTGATCACCGCGCCGTCGCCGGATGCGTTCAACCGCGAAGCGGGCGAAAGCTGGGAAGATTACGCGTTGCGCCAGTTCGAGGGGATGGAGAAGATTCTTGCTGAGCGCCACGACGAAATCTGCGCCGTGGTGGTCGAACCGCTGATCCAGTGCGCCGGTAACATGCGCATGCATCACGCGATCTACCACAAGAAACTGCGCGAAGCCTGCGACAAATACGGCGTACATCTGATCGCCGACGAAATCGCCGTCGGCTTTGGCCGCACCGGGACAATGTTCGCCTGTGAGCAGGCAGGCATTACGCCCGACTTCATGTGCCTGTCCAAGGGCCTGACCGCCGGTTACCTGCCCCTGTCCGTCGTGCTCACCACCGATACGGTTTACGACGCCTTCTACGACGACTACGAAACCATGCGCGCCTTCCTGCATTCCCACAGCTACACCGGCAACCCGATTGGCTGTGCCGTAGCCCTGGCGACACTGGATATCTTCCGCGACGACAACGTCATCGAGAACAACAAGCGCCTGGCCCAATGCATGAGCGAGTCCGTCGCCCACCTTTCAGATCACCCGCATGTGGGCGATATTCGCCAGCATGGCATGACCCTGGCCATCGAAATGGTTAAAAACAAAGCCAGCAAAACACCGTTTCCTTGGCAAGAGCGCCGCGGCATCAAGGTCTACCGCCACTCGCTGACGCGCCAGGCCCTGCTGCGTCCGCTCGGCAACGTGGTCTACTTCATGCCGCCGTACGTGATCACCGAGGAGCAGATCAAGCATCTGGCCCAGGTGGCTACCGAAGGTATCGAAATCGCGGTCAGGGACTAAGGAATCAGAGGTTCCCCAATGCGCATCCCCCGAATCTACTCTCCGGTGGCCCTGGCCGCCGGCAGCGAAGTCGACCTCGAAGACCAGGCCGCCAACCACGTGGGCCGGGTGTTGCGTATGCAAACCGGGCAGCAAATTGAACTGTTCAATGGCGACGGCCACGACTATCCTGCAACCCTGACCGACGTCAGCAAGAAGCGCGTGCAGGTGCGCCTCGGCAAACCGGTTGCCAACGTCAGCGAATCGCCCTTGCAAGTCCATCTGGGTCAGGTGGTGTCCCGGGGGGATCGCATGGATTATGCGATTCAGAAGAGTGTGGAAATGGGCGTTGACCGCATCACACCACTGGTCAGCGAGCGTTGCGAGGTGAAACTCAAGGGCGATCGTGAAGACAAGCGCCTGCGCCACTGGCAGCAGGTGGCGATCAGTGCCGCCGAGCAATGCGGGCGGGCGCGTGTGCCGGCTATCGAACCCGTGTCCACACTTGCCGACTGGTTCGCAGCGACCGAGGCCACAGACCTTAGACTAGTGCTGCATCATCGCACCGCGCAGTCGCTGGCCGGACTGGCCAAGCCTGAGACACTGGCATTACTGGTCGGACCGGAAGGCGGGCTGAGTGACGAAGAAATCCAGGCCGCCGAAGAGGTGGGTTTCCTGCCCGCCGCGCTGGGGCCTCGCGTGCTCCGAACCGAAACGGCGCCAGTCGCCGCCCTGGCCGTTTGCCATTGGCTTTGGGGCGACGGCCAGGCTGGATAAAATCAGTTTCCGACAGACATCCCTATAACGATAACCGTTCCAGAGAGTACCGGTCGTGCGAGATTCCAGCCGTTCAACGCGCATCAGGCGCCGTCTGTTGCCTATCATCCTCATTATCCTTGCCGTTGCGGTTGTGGCGGTGCTGTTTATGAGGAAACCCGCACCGCCCGAATCCACGGCGGAAGAAAAGACCTGGCCAATCCAGACGACGGTCGTTGAATCGACTGCCCGGGCGCCGCAACTACGCTTGCTAGGCCGGATCGAAACCCCCTACCAATCCACCTTGAGCGCCGCCGTCACCGCAGACGTCGCCGCCCTGCCTGTCCTTGAAGGCCATACGGTAGCCGAGGGCGAGGTGATCGTCGAACTGGACGACACCGAAGTGAAGCTGCTGCTCGACCAGCGCCAGGCGGACGTCGATGAGCTGCAGAGCCAGATCCGTCAGGAACAGAACCAATTCGAAGCCGACCGGCGCCTGCTCGAACGGGAGAAATCCCTGGTGGCCCTGGCTGAGCGAGCCCTGGACCGCGAGCGACGCCTGGAAGCCTCAAATCTCAACAGTCAGGCCCGCATCGATCAGGCACGGCAGTCATTACAGGCCGCGGAGATCTCTCTGGTTAATCGGGAGCTGGCGGTGGCCAATCACGAGAGCCGCCTGCAATCCCTCAAGGCGCGGCTCGCGCGCGCTCAGGCGCTGCAAGAGCAAGCCCGCCTCGATTTACAGCGCACGGAAATTCGCGCCCCGTTTGCCGGAGTGGTAACCGATCTCCAGGCCAGCCCTGGCGAGCGCGTGCGGCCCGGCGAAGTGCTGGCCAGTCTCTACGCCACCGGCAACCTCGAAGTCCGCGCCCAGATCCCCATGCAGCGTATTGGCGTGGTCCAGCAAGCACTGGCGGACGAAGCGGTGATTACCGCGACCACACTGGTCGATGACCAGACCTACCGGCTCCAACTCGCCCGTCTTTCCGGTCAAGTCAATCCAGGCGCGGGCGGTGTCGATGGACTATTCCGGTTTACCGACGACACACCGCCCGCCGCCCTGAATCGCACACTGGATATCACTCTGGAGCTACCCGCTCAGTCGAACCTGTTCTCGGTACCCGTCTCCGCGCTCTACGACGAACAGACCCTGTTCCGTATTGCCGACGGCCGCCTGGAGGCTCTACAGGTCACCGTGGTGGGTGACCGCTTCGGTGAGCATGGGCAGCGCCTGCTCGTACGCGCCAAGGCACTGAAGACTGGCGACCGCATTCTCACCACCCAGTTGCCCAATGCAATCAGCGGTCTCAAGGTCACGGTGACGAACCCGGAGTCCGACCATGGCTGACAGCCCCGGCCAGCATCGCAACGATATTCTCGGCCGGTTCGCCCAGCACCGGGTTGCCGCCAACTTACTGATGCTGATCATGCTGATGGCCGGCATCTATGCGCTTACCGGGCTCAATCGCCAGTTCCTGCCCAATTTCGCGACCGACTTCATCACCGTAACTGTGGTCTGGCCGGGTGCCAGCGCCGAGGACGTGGCGCGGTCGATCACCACCCCGCTGGAGCAGGAACTGCGCAATCTCGACAACGTGAAGGAGATGAAGTCCACCTCGACACTGGGTTACGGCAATATCGTGATCGAGTACGAGGAAGGCACGGACATGGGCATTGCCCTGGACCAGGTCAACGAACACGTCGGTCTGGTCCGCAACCTGCCCAGCGACGCCGAACGCCCCGAGATCAGCAAATACATCCGCAACGAGCCGATAGCTACCGTGATCCTCACCGGTCAGGCACGGCTGGAGGCCTTGCGCCCCATGGCCTACCGCTTTGAAGACGCGCTCCTAGGCCGGGGCGTGGCCAAGGTGGAGCTGACCGGCCTGCCGGAGCGGGAAATCGCCATCGAGGTGGACAGCGAGAACATTGCCAACCTGGGGATGTCACTGCCGCAACTGGGGCAGCGCATTGTCGGCCAAAGTCAGGATATTCCCGCCGGTACCGTGGGCGACGAGGAGTCCGCCCGGGAAATCCGCAGCCTGGAAAAAGGCCGCACCGCCAGCCAGTTCGCCAACATGGCGATCATGACGACCGCCGACGGACGCCGCCTGACCCTGGGCGACGTCGCCGAGATCTCACTGCAGCCCAAGGACAATGCGGTTGAAGTCTTCTACCGGGGCCAGCCGGCGGTACTGATGCAACTGCAGCGGGCCGAAACCAGCGATGCGCTGAAATCGGCAGAGATTATGCAGGGCTGGCTGGAAGACACGCGCCCCACCCTGCCCAAGAACATCCAGCTCATCGTCTTCGACGAGCAGTACGAGCTGATCGTCGACCGCATTAACTTGCTGCTCAAGAATGGGATTGGCGGCTTGATCCTGGTGGTCGGCATCCTGTTCGTGTTCCTCAACGGCCGCATCGCCTTTTGGGTCGCCGCAGGCATTCCTATCTCCTTTATGGGAACACTGGCGATCCTGTGGTTTAACGGCGGCAGCATCAACATGGTGAGCCTGTTCGCGCTGATTATGGCCTTGGGTATTATTGTCGACGATGCCATCGTGGTCGCAGAGGACGCCATGACCCACTACCAGCGAGGCGAGCGCTCGTTGCAGGCGGCAGAAGGCGGGGCCCGGCGCATGCTGGTACCGGTGATGAGTTCCTCGCTCACCACCATCGCCGCCTTCCTGCCGCTGATGCTGGTGAGCGGAATCATCGGGCAGATCCTGCGGGATATACCGTTCGTGGTGATCTGCGTGATCATCGCCTCGCTAATCGAAAGTTTCCTGATTCTGCCGGGCCACCTGCGGGCTTCGTTCCACAAACACCATCATCGCGAAGAAAGCCCCTTGCGCCAGAAACTCGACCGGGGGTTCAACCGCTTTCGCGACCATTGGTTCCGGCCTATGGCCGAATGGAGCCTGGACAACCGGGGTACGGTGATCGTAGCGACCGGCTGCGCTCTGGTCGTCAGCCTGGCGATCGTCATGTCCGGCCACGTGCGCTTCACCTTCTTTCCAACGCCGGAATCTTCGCGCATCGTTGCCGCGGTGAAATTCGCGGCCGGCACGCCGCCGTCGGACGTCAAGGCTTATGGGCGAGTGATGGAAAATGCACTATGGCAGACCAGCAGCGCACTAAAAGACGATAGCGAGCTGGTCAAGATGGCGGTCCTCCAATTGAACCGGGCCTCTTTCGATGGTGGCGTCTCTATCGAGCGGGGCGAACAATACGCCATGGTGTCGGTAGAACTGGTGACGCCGGACGCCCGCACGGTGCGCAACCCGGCGTTTATCGCGGCCTGGCGCGACGCCCTGCCGCAACTGGCAGGTGTGGAACAGCTGTCGATTACCAGTCCCCAGGGCGGTCCACCGGGCAAGCCACTGGATATTTTCATTTCCGGCGCCGAGGCCGGCACGCTCAAACAAGCCGCCGAATCCCTGAAGGAATCCCTGCGCAGTTACGAGGGCGTGACCGATATTCTCGACGACCTGCCCTATGGCAAGCAGCAATACATCTTCTCTCTAACACCGCTGGCCCAGTCCCTCGGCCTGACCATCGACGACGTGGGGCGCCAGATGCGCGCGGCGCTAGATGGCCAGCTGCTGCAAGTGTTCTACGATGCCCACGACGAGGTCGAAGTGCGCATCATGCTGCCCGAAGCAGAGCGCAACCTGCAGCGCACCCTGGATACCTTGCCCATCGTGACACCCAGCGGCAACACCACGCCCCTGGCCAATGTAATCAACCTGGAATCCAGACGCGGTCTGTCGTTGCTGCGCCACACCGACGGCCAACTGGGTGTGCACGTCACCGCCGACGTGGACACCACCGTCACCAATGCCAACCAGGTGGTTGCCGACTTGCAACAGGATGTGATTAGCAATCTGCAAAGCACCTTCGGCGTGAATACCCGCTTCGAGGGCAAGGCGGAGGAACAGCGGGAAACCGGGCAGGATATGATGGCCGGCGCCCTGATCGGCCTGGCGCTGATCTACATCATTCTCGCTTGGGTATTCGGCGCCTACAGTTGGCCTCTGGCCGTGATGATCGCCATTCCGTTCGGCCTGTGCGGTGCCATTTTGGGCCACCTGCTGCTGGGCATCGATCTCACCATACTGTCGCTGTTCGGCATGTTCGGCCTGTCGGGAATCGTGATCAACGACTCGATTATCCTGGTCACCTTCTATAAGGAGCTGCGCGAGGGCGGCATGGCGATCCGGGAAGCCCTGGTGGAAGCGGCTTGCCAACGTCTTCGCGCGGTTCTGCTCACCTCGCTGACGACGATCAGTGGCCTGCTCCCCCTGCTATTCGAGACCTCGCTACAGGCACAGTTCCTGATCCCCATGGCCGTCAGCATCGCTTTTGGTCTGGCCGTGGGTACGTTCCTGATCCTGTTGGTGGTGCCGGTGCTGTTATCGTTGATCGAAGGCGTTTCGAACCGGCTGCAGCGGGCCCGTCTCCGCCCGGCGGATGCCCCGGGCCAGGGGGACTGAGGGCGGACGATGGGCTGGCAATGATCCTGGTGACCGCCGGTCGCTGCGCGGCTGTCATTGACAGCATCCGGGCCGGCAAAGATGATGCGTGAAACCGCTCGGCCTCAGATCCGCGCCCATAACGATAACGGACACCACGAGTAGTCATACCCATGAGCGAGCTGCTGCACAACGTTGAATTCTGGCAATACCTCAGCATCCCGGTCATTGCCGCCCTGATCGGTTGGGTGACCAACTGGCTGGCTATCAAGATGACCTTTTACCCGCTGGAGTTCACCGGCATTCGCCCGATTTGGGGCTGGCAGGGCATCATTCCGTCCAAAGCGCGCAAGATGGCCGCCATAAGCGTCGACGCCACCATTGCCAAGATAGGCACGGTGCAGGAAATCTTCGACCAGATCGACCCCCATGTATTGGCCGAATACGTCATCCACAACGTCGAGCCTCGCACCGAGGAATATGTCGACGAGTTGATGCTGAAAGAGTACCCCACCTTTTGGGAAAATCTACCCGCTTCGGCCCGCAACATGGTGTACGAGCGGGTGCGCAAGTCCACGCCTCATCTGGTGGACAATCTGGTGGATGACCTGTCCCAGAACATCGAGGGCCTGTTGGACATCAAGGGCATGGTCATTGACCGGCTGGCGGCCGACAAGCGACTGCTGAACCAGATCTTTCTGGAGTGCGGCGACAAAGAATTCCGCTTCATCGTCAACTCTGGCTTCTACTTTGGCTTCCTGTTCGGCCTGATCCAGATGGTCGTGTGGTACTTCCATCAAGCTTGGTGGGTACTGCCTTTCTTCGGTCTACTGGTCGGCTGGGCCACCAACTGGATCGCCCTGAACGTGATCTTCCGCCCGCTGGAACCCCGGAAAGTCGGCCCCTTCGAGCTCCAAGGCCTGTTCCTCAAACGCCAGCGGGAAGTGGCCGAATCTTTTTGCCACATCGTCACCCACGAGATCCTGACGGTCGCCAACATTGTCAACGCCATCCTCAACGGCCCTAACGGCGATCGCGCCAAAAACATGGTTAAAAAGCATATCAAGCCGCTGGTGGATGAAACCGCGGGCATGGGGAAGGCCCTGACGCAAGTCGCATTCGGCCCCACCGGCTTTGCCACTCTAAAAAATCAGGTGGGGGAAAAAGCACTGGAGATCTCGTCCACCTCGTTCACCAATCCGGTGTTCGAAAAAGACCGCGCCGAAGCCGTCGAAAAGATCATGGTGGAGCGGATGATTGCGCTATCCTCCGCGGAGTTTCAGGACCTCCTGCGGCCCTGTTTCCAAGAAGACGAGATCAAGCTCATCCTGGTCGGTGGTGCACTGGGCTTCGCCGCCGGGGCGGCTCAGTTTGTCTTCGTTTTCGGCCAGAACCTGTTTTAGGGGCTCGGCCACAGTGTGTAACCTCGTAAAATCATCAGCTACCCTCTTATGGGGAGAGCCGAACCTGCCGTAAACTTTGGCATAAGTAACGCGAGACAGGCGCGCCGGCGGTGTAACGTTTAGGTGCTATGTTTAGTGGATAACCGCCCGAGGGCCGTAGGATGTGGCGCCTGTTTAATTGGCTAAAACCGAAAGACGCTGATCAACCCGCTACGTTACGCCGCGAGTCCGGGTTGCTGAATTCCGCACGCCCTAACGAAGACGCCGAGGATGCGACCCGCCATGCGCTACGTCAGCTCGAAAGCCACCTCTTCAGCTGGCTACTGGATGCAACACCCGCCCAGATAAATCAGGATACGCCCCACGAGCCGGTGATACGCCAGGCACTGCAGGAACGCATCGCCGATAACGCCTTGGTGGAACTGCCACGCCAGCCAGCCGTTCTCCCCAAGCTGATACGGGCGCTCTCGGACGAGAACGTCAGTCGTCACGAGCTGTCCGAGATCGTCCTCGCCGATCCGGCGCTAACCGACCAGCTCCTGCATGTGGCCAACAGTCCGTTCTTTCTGCCTGGCGAGCAACATATCGAATCGGTCGAACAGGCGATTTTTCTTTTGGGCATTAACGGCGTGCGCAGTGTTGCCTCGGCCGCCGTGCTGCGACCGATGATGACCGCCCGCAACAGCCAGGAGGCGCTATTCGCTCAGCGTGTCTGGCGCTGGGGTTTGGCGTGCGCCCGGGCGGCGGAACTGATCGCCAATACACGCGGCGCCGACGGCAATACGTTCTTTATGGTGGGACTGATGCCGTCGCTGGCGTACATCACCCTACGGCGCGAAGTCGCGCGACTGTACAAAAGCGAGTATCCGGGTGAAGTGATGGATCCGGCGGTAGTTCGCAGTGCCCTGCGCCACTGCAGCTGGGCAACGGCGCAGATCATTGCCACGAAGTGGGACTTGCCGCCACGCTACCACGCCTATCTGCTAGCAGCAGAGCGGCCTGCGCCACACACTGAGCACACGCCACTGAACGATGGCATCATTCTTGGCACGCGCGAAGTGCTGCGACATGCTCATCAGCGCAATCTGCCCGAGGAGCACTTAATCACAGCACTGCAGCTGGATAAGAACCAATTCCAGTCCATCCGCGACGCATTGCTCAACATGCTGCGGGACCCGTCCCGCCCCAACGCAGGCTGACCTTCAGTCCCGGTGGGGCTTAAGCAGCTCCGCCATGGTGCGGGGGTCGCTGCAATTGGGCAACGGTGAGAGATCCTCCGGCAGCACCTTGGGCAGGCGCCGGATCAGCCGTTCCTCATCAGCCCGGATAACCGAGAGAATATCTTCGACGCTGATCAGATCCAGCGAGCGCGCCGGCACCAGGCCGTCCCCCGCCGGACCGGCCAGCATCAGCAACCCGCCACGAATCAACTTGTCGCTGATCTTGCGCGAGACTTCCGCCGGCACCCCCATGTTCTGCTCCAGCCGCTCCTGCTGAGGTGCTGCCTTACCTTCACTGAACGGCTTGCACACCAGCCACATCAGCACCAGCGCCACCTGCTCCTGCAACGCCGGCGAAACGCGCACCCGGTGCCGCTTGGCGATAGCACTGGGGTTCTGGATGTAGAACACAATGCTTGAACCCAGCAGCAAGATCAGCCAGTTCAAGTAGAGCCAGATCAATAGAATGATACCGATGGCGAAGCTGGAGTAGATGGCCTCGTAACGCGCCGAGCCAGCTACGAACGAGGCGAAGAGCATGCCGCACCCTTGCCAGGTCACACCGGCAATAAGGCCACCAATCAAGGCATATTTCGGCTTCACCTTGGTGTTCGGCATGAACACGTACATGAAGGTGAAGGCCAGCACCACCAGGAAGAACGGCGTAAAGCGGCTTAGAAAGAGGACCACCGTGCCTAGCGGCTCAATGGCAATCAGGGTCTGAACCACGGTTGAGGAAAAAATGGTGGCGCTGATCCCAATCGCCAGCACCATCAGCAATGGCCCGATCATGATCACGCTTAGATAATTACTAAAACGCTGGGCGAGGGAGCGCATCTGCGGTACGCGCCAGATGGTATTGAAGGAAAACTCGATCTTCTGCACCAGAGAAATAACGGTATAGATCAGCAACGCCAGGCCCACAGACCCCAGCACGCCAACCTTAATATTATCGACGAACTCGAGCACCTTGTTCGCCATATCGATGCCCTGTGGACCCATGGGCTCGAAAAACTGGTAGAGAAAGGGCTGGATGCGCTGATGCACGTCCATGGCCTTGAGTACCGAAAAACTCAGCGCCAGCAGCGGCACGATGCTCAGTAGCGTTGTATAGACCAAGCTCATCGCATGTAGCGTGAGCAGGCCGTTGATCACATCGCGGGCGACCGCATAAATGATTCGGCAAGCTTTGTAGAGCCCGATCCAGGGCCAGTGTCGCGGCGGGTTGGGATTTGCCAGGATCCATTGTTCCAGTGCATTTAAACGTTCCTTGAACTGGATGGAAGTCACACTCGTCCTCTTGATGTCTGTCCTCGATGCCCCGCTGGGCTGTGAGCTACTGCGATACTATACGTCCTGTATAGCTCTGCCGATTCCCAGTATGGCGCATTTTCACGGGTGGCAGATATGCCTGATGCCACCCCGTAGTCCAAACAGTAGCCCAAACCGTTACGCTGCCTCCTTGTCAGGCCTATCCATTCGCTCGAGATACCATCTCGCCAGAAACGCACCCACGATGATCTGGATCTGGTTGTAGCACATGATGGGCAGCACGATCATGCCAAAGCCAGGATGACCGGCAAACAAGACTTTTGCCATGGGCAACCCGGATGCCAGACTCTTCTTCGAGCCGCAAAATACCACGGCGGCCTCGTCAGCCGTATCCAAACCCCAGGCCATCGCAGCGAGTCGCGCCAGCAGAATCACGACGAATAACAGCGCGATACACAGGCCAATGGCCAGCACAATCGACGTCACTGGCAGTCGCTGCCACAGACCACTGACCACCGAGTGGCTAAACGCCGAATAGACGATAAGCAGGATCACCCCCTGATCGTACCGGCCCATCAGCGACTTGTGTCGCTCCATGAAGCCGCCTAACCAAGGACGCAAACCATGCCCGACACCAAACGGTAGCAACAACTGGAAGACGATGTCCTTCAGGGCATCGCCGACGGAGAAGCCGTCGCCCGCAACGCTCACCAGCAACATCAGCAGAAACGGGGTGAGCATCATACCGAAGACATTCGAAGCTGCGGCGCTGCAAACAGCGGCCGGCACGTTTCCTCGCGCCATGGCGGTGAACGCAATCGAAGACGAGACCGCTGATGGCAGGACGCCCAGATACAGGAAACCAAGCACCAGGTCTGCCGGCACCCAGCTTGAGGGCAGCTTCGAGATTGGCCATACGAGAATCGGAAAGACCAGAAACGTCATCGCGGTGATGATGACATGCAACCTCCAGTGGCTTGCCCCCGCCACCACCTGCTCCCGGGACAGGGCGGCGCCATGGAAGAAGAACAACAAGGCAACGGCAACACTGCCGGCCACCCCGAAAAACGCGGCCGCATCCCCTCGCGCCGGAAGGAAGGTGGCCACGCCAATCGTCCCGAGCAGGACCAAGGTAAATCTATCGAGCGGAATACGCATCACTTGCCCTCCAGCGCGTCCAGGCTTGGCTTTAGCAGCGCCCGCGCCACATCGTGTGCCGCCTCCGCATCGCGGAATCGGATAGCCTCTAGCAAGTGTTCGTGATCCGCATGGGTGGGCTCCGGCAGGCTGACATCCTTCTCCGTTTGATGAATGGTCTTGCTAATGCTGGACGAGAAGTAGGTATAGAGCTCGATGAGCGCCTGATTGCGAGACGCTGCAACAATGGCTCGGTGGAACTGCTCGTCGTGCTGGATTCGCGCGTCGATGTCGTCACCGGCGG
Coding sequences:
- a CDS encoding bile acid:sodium symporter family protein is translated as MRIPLDRFTLVLLGTIGVATFLPARGDAAAFFGVAGSVAVALLFFFHGAALSREQVVAGASHWRLHVIITAMTFLVFPILVWPISKLPSSWVPADLVLGFLYLGVLPSAVSSSIAFTAMARGNVPAAVCSAAASNVFGMMLTPFLLMLLVSVAGDGFSVGDALKDIVFQLLLPFGVGHGLRPWLGGFMERHKSLMGRYDQGVILLIVYSAFSHSVVSGLWQRLPVTSIVLAIGLCIALLFVVILLARLAAMAWGLDTADEAAVVFCGSKKSLASGLPMAKVLFAGHPGFGMIVLPIMCYNQIQIIVGAFLARWYLERMDRPDKEAA